The Diceros bicornis minor isolate mBicDic1 chromosome 26, mDicBic1.mat.cur, whole genome shotgun sequence sequence TCCGGGCCGAAGGAGGCGAGCCGGCAGCGGTGGGGGCCCAGTGACTGACGATGGTGGTGGCGTATGGGCACAACCATGGCAACAAGACAGAGCTCGTCACATCCACACCTCCAGCTGCAGCCGGGTCACGCTCAGCACATGAGCCAGTCTTACCTGCACTGCCTCGAAATCCTGTTCCAAGGTTCCCCCTCCTTCTGAGCCACTTCCTGTGCAGCCAGGTCCTAGGCTGTGAGACCGTCGGCTCTTCCTCTTGGGGGCTTTCCGGAAGCTGTGGATCGCTCGGCAGCACTGCCAGCTGGGCTCAGGGAAGAGCAAGCAGCTCTGCTGCTAAGAGACTAATGCCGATGACAGGCTATTTCTGAGAAGAAAACCATTTTCCCTGGGACTTCCGGAGCTCTGTGCAGAGTCTGTCGTTGTTTCTAGTTGTGTCCACCACCTGATGAACCAATGCCGGGGTGTCTAGTGAAGTTTAAAGTCACTTTTCACATTTCCTGAGAATGTTCTCCAAGAGAAGCTGAAGGACTTGACCCCCAAACTGGGCTATAAATCAGACAGGCTCACCTCCTGCTCTGGTGACAGCTCCAAGAGCACAGGGCAAGTGCAGGGGTCCCTTCTCAGGGAGGCTGGTGCCACTCGCCTGGAGCGGGCCGCCCTTGGCTCTCACCACGTTGCAGGCCAGACCCACCGAGTCAGCAAGAGCTGGGCTTGGGGGAGGCACAGCCCACTCCCAGCTGCTGCTGACGGgcctggaggctccagggctgcCGGCAGAAGAGATGGTTCCAACTACAACAGTAGGtaagttttggggtggtaaaGAAAAAGTGGTGAGAAAGGCAGTGTGAGTGGCTTGCACTCAGCACTGCCTTTCCCGTGGTGTCCGCCAGCACCGGAACACCAGAACCACGGAGAACACAGAGCACACGTCTGTGAACAGCCTCCTGTCGGGTCGGCAACCTCCTTCCGCCTTGAGCCCCAGCTGCACCGATTTCCCAAGGCCACAAGGTCCAAGCACGGCCAGCGCTGCAGGCTCTCGGCTGCTCTTTCATCCAAACAACTTCTGCCTCAAGGACCAATCCAGGAAGCCGTCCATCTTTCTTGAAGTTAACAGACAAGGCAGCAGATTTACTCTCCCAGGGGATTAATGCCAGCCAGAACCCCAGACTCCTACAGTTGTTAAATCGTCTACAGATGAAAACTTCAAAAACAGATGATCCTTTCTGTGTTTGTCTGAGATTATGATTAAGCCTGAATTCCACATTTCAACGAAACAAGAAATACCCAGGGTCCAAAGCCAAACCAGACCCCTCCCATTAATGCCGATACTTTCTGTGTCACCTGTGGAAAGAAGACACCATAGAACAGTCTGAAGTCGGGCAGTTCCTGCCTTTCTCTTGCCCGTTCCCAACCCATCACAAACAGGGACGTACCCCCACCCCGTCCTCTCCCTCGGAAGGCCTGTCTGTGTGAGGCTGCATTTCTGTCCAGTCCTCCTGGGGCGAAGGCTGCGCCGGAAGCTTGGCTCCTGCTCGTGGCCGGTCTGCTGGGGATACATTCCTTGGGACGCCAAGccacccttctccccacgcccTGGACAAAGGCCTGGAGAAGGGCGGTGCTGAGAGCGAATGAGATAAAAACAAAGAACTCCCAGAATCATACAATCAGCGGTCTGAACTTGTTTATGTGTTTTGAGTTAAACCATAGCAGGGGCAGGAGATAAAATGACAAGGAGGATCAGCATGTCAGGTGCAGGCAGATGGAGGCTGTCCTGTCCGTTTGGCACCGTGCTTCAGCCAGTGGAGCTTTCCCATCACGGTCCCCGAGCGGCAGCGATGGCAGCTGTCACGGCTCAGCTCCAGAATCCCTTTGGGCGAGTGTCGCACTCCTCCAACATGCAGGCGACTTCACTCCCCGGTTCCGGGCCCCTGCGGGCCGGCAGCTGTGATCACCCCGGCCTGTGCGGTCACAGTCCCGACGGGTTCCTCCACTCGGGACCTTTTGACCTCAGGCTCCCCAGCTGAAGAGGCAGAGGTGGCAGCGGTGGCTGTGCTGGTTggggtggcggtggtggtggccACTGCTACTGCCGGCTCCTCGGGCCCCACCTCGCACACCCGGGTGACCACTACTGGAGTGGACGAGCTAGCCTGGGCCGCAAGGAGCTGCAGGGGGCTCGTGAGGGCTAGGAGAGGAGGACAAAGAGATTATGCTGGGGAACCGCTTAGGACCAGCATTGACCTGTTCTGAATACATGCCAAATCGCTCCACAGGGCTAAGTCCATCACACAGgaacccagctcccagcacacctgGAGCTGCTGCGCACAGCTACCCAGCAGCCCTGGGCTCTGGGCCCTCGCCAGCTCCCACCTCGGCCAGCCTTTCCTCCAGTGGCTGCGACCCCGTGCACAACCCCCTCCCTGACCCTGGCCTGCTCTCCACCCACGGGGCCTCCATCCCTGGTCTCCTCTCGCTGTTGCTTCTGTGTGGATCCCTCTAGACCCCTGATGGCTCCACCCTCACCTCTGGCGGGTCATTAACAAACGCTGTCCGCCCTGAACCACCAACTGGTAACTgagccccacctcctcccctgctTTAATCTGTGCCCTACTCCCTCCTGGGGCACCTGAAACCCCTTTGTCTTCCCCTTTGATCTCTTGTCTGACCCTGCGGTGTCAGCCCTGGGACTGGGGATTTTGCTTTCTTCTCAGCATCACCACAGTGCCTGGCGCACAGCAGGCACACAACAAATTGACTGACCCACTGATTAACCGGAAAACCGGTTACCGACTACCTACGGACCAAACCCCGGGGCTGAGGTCAGGCAGGGCCTCACCGTAAGTGCTGCCGGCTAAGCTATTAGTGGGGACGGCATGCTTGCCATTCTGAGTGACGGCCCGGACCGGGAGATGGTGCTGCCCGATGGTCACTGGTGTGGCTGGCTGCAGGATGGTGACCGTGTGTCCGGGGACCCCTGGGGCCATCTGGCTGGCCACCGTCTGGATCACTCGGCTGGCAGCGGGGATGGTGGCAAACGCAATGGTGGGTTTCTCTTCCAAGCCTACAGGAAGAAAGCGTGTGAGGACCCCACCTCGCCTACGCCGCCATCCATGTTCACTCACGCCTCGGCACTAAGTCCAATAGAGGGAAAAGTGGATTGTGCTTCTTAAGCATTGACACCGGGGAAAAACACTCGTTCTCAAAAGAAAAATCCCACTGACGAAATACATtttgaaacaagagaaaaatgattaatagggttttagaaaaaaatgtaaatacctTGAACTTTAACCAACCCACATTTACTCTGAGGAAGAAAATGtatgatctggaaggaaatgAGCATTTGGGACCACAACTTAGTCTTCTTGCAACGAAATGCATGTCATTATGAAGGTGTTGAAAGGAGGCATTACTGCTGAGATTAGCCAATAGCAGTCAACAAGACGCAGGAGATGCTGCTGAATTCAAAAGCATTCCCGCTTTCACAGGCTCTTTTACAGTTCTGGTTGCATTTTCAGTATTTACCCCATTAATTCCCTGGGATCCAGATTTCTAATTTAGGAATTTGCaactattttttactttaaatggtTCCTAAGGACTCCTCACTGGGGGCTCCAGAGGAATCATCCTCTGAATTCCGATTTTAGGCAGGCCCCCCAACCTAATTCCCTGTGACCTCAGGGGCTCTGTGCCCTGGGAGGTGCTATTATACAAGGAGGAACGCACTTCAGAGGGTAACTAGTGCTGATTACAAGGACATACTCCCCAAAAAACAAACAGCAGGAAGGGGAGGCGGCAGCCTGAGAGCCATCGGCCCCCAGAGATAGCCTGTGTCCCTAACACTCGGCCTCTGCAGCCCCTGTGGCCCAGGCTGACGGCTCTACTTTCTGGAGACCAATGACGGCCGTATAGAACCAGCCAAGCAACCACATGGCTACCTTACCTCTCGCCTCGCTGCCCAGGTCCAACACTGCTGTGCCCGCTGCTTCGTGGGCACCCCCGGCCGAGGCCTGGCTGGCAAGGATGTATCCGTTGGCGGAGCTGGCAGACGTGGTGACCACCCTGAGCATGGTGACTGGGGGGGCCTGCTGCACGACGTGGATCGCGTGGCCAGAGGGCTGCTGGGCCGTCACTATGGAAGCTGGCATATAGGCGACGGGCTTGGCCACTAAACTGGGAGGTCGGGGAGGCACGGCCATGATCACTGGCTGGGCACTGACGGGAGAGCCTGCAGAGAAGGAGCGCAGCCACTGAGGACTCTGCCCGCTCCCTTCCAGGGCCCGAGTCTGAGTCGGCCACCTCACGTCAAAGGACAGAACCCTTCTTACCGGGTGCACTCTGGGAATACCGATACTCTGGGACAGACGCTAACTTTGACCCAAAGTCATTGTCGTGTGGAATGGGGGAGCCCTCCCGAGACAGGCACTCTGGAGTCTGCAGGCCACTAGAACGAGGGGACATTAGCCCAGGGTGAGTGGGTGAGGCTGGAGCGCtcctaaaaaagagagaaagcacgtGGTAGTGAGTAAACAGGCCAGGAAATGAAAAGGGCGTTTAAGAAACCATCGAACATCCTAACACCCACATCCTGCATGCTGCCTTTGCTCGACTTCTCCCGATGTTTCTCTCTGTGATCAGGAGGGATTTCCAACACTAACATCCTGCAGTGACGACCTGCCACCCGACACACGTCACATCACCCCAGCAGACAGAGCCCCCGTAAACAGGAGAAGACTGCGCTACCTGTGGCTGCCCAGCAAAAGCCATACTCGAGAACATTTAGCTCCTGAAGGGACTAGCCGCTCTCCCAGGAAAGTGGCTCAGTGTCCTGTGTTAAAACAAGCTTTTGTGGGGCGAGCAAAAATTTCCCACCAGGATAAATCTACAACTCAGAGAGCTTTGGGAGCACAGGTGTTTATCTTGCATGAATAATAATCTATGGAACCCTGCTGCTTCCGTTCCCACGTGCCTGGGGTCTAAAACAGAGCATCCTTGCCCAGCTCCTGCCAGCGGGCGTGTGCCTGGCACAGCCGCGAAGCATCGAGACTCACAGTCTCGCAAACATAATCAGCTCTCAGGGGACTGTCAAAGACACACGAGTGACACGAGGACACAGTCCCCCTGCGccgctgaacacacacacaaggtCAACACAAACCAAGAGAGGCAGGGAGCTGGGGCTGCTCAGATGCAGTTGGGGGAGGAACAAGTCTTCGTTTTGCTCTACAATCAGCACTATAAGCACACTCGTGAATAGGATGCTGTCTCCCTCCGCTGGACATAGGgggctgcagattccccggtttccaTGGGCAGAGACCTGGctctctctgccctcctggccccTCTAGTCTCGCCTACTGCTTCTCTTACTTCTCGGCTCACTCGTCTGCCTCCACCCAGGCCTAGAGTCCTTGTTTGCTTATTCCAACGCTCAAACTGGTAGTGACCAGGTCAGTCCCCAGTCCGGGACTCTGTGACAGCCCTAATTCTTCCCACAAGAGCTCCAACTCCTCTCAGGTCCTCTCTAATCTGACTTTACTCTACGAAACTAGTCCTGTGTCCACCCGCCTCccactcccaacacacacacctaTTGTCTTGCTCCAAATAAATTCAGACTCTGGAGACCACTTAGTCCCCTGCTGCTCCCTAAGACACAGCCCACACCAAAGCTTCTGCGACACATCCTCTTGGCCTGAGGGTTTCCTTCCCCTGATTCCCCTGTGCAAATCCTACGAAGCATAAGATCCGAGTCCCCAACTGCAAGGTGACCTTGATGACAGGCCCACTTATGCTCCTTTACAGACACTCCTCATGCTTGGTTTGCTGGGCAGTGCTGGGCACACAAAGAAAGCCCCAGTAACTATCCCCCAGCTGCTGATGGGCTGGTCTACGAGTGAAACATGGTGTTGGTCACTGGTATgcgttgaactgtgtccccaagAAGGCATGTTGGGGTCCTAACCTCCAGTGCTTCAGAAGGGGACCTCCTTTGGAGACAAGGTCATTACAGAGGTGAAGTTAAATGAAGTCAGTACGGTGGGCCCTAATTCAGCGACTGGCGTCCTCATAAAAAGGGGAAACTTGGACAAAGAGCATGCACAGGGAAAACGCCAtgtgaagaggaaggcagaggtcagatgatgcttctacaagccacaGAACCCCAAAGATTCCCCACAAGCCCCCAgcagctaggagagaggcctggagcagattctccctcacgGCCTCATAAGGAACCCTGCTGCCACCTTGAACTCAGACTTCTGgttccagaaccgtgagaaagaAATACCTGTTGTTGAAGCTGccaaatttgtggtactttgttactgcagccctagcaaactaatagtTTAATAAAATTTCTCTCCACATTCCTATTTAAGCAATGCGGTGTTTTAGAAAATCTGAGCTCAGctgaaatatttcaaatgatGTTAAAAGActttttggggggccggcccggtggcgcaagcggttaggtgtgtgcgctccactgtggcagcccggggtttgctggttcggatcccgggcacgcaccgacgcactgcttggcaagccatgctgtggtggcgtcccatataaagtggaggaagatgggcacggatgttagcccagggccagtcttcctcagcaaaaaaagaggaggattggcagatgttaacacagcgctaatctcctcacacaaaacaaaaacaaaaacactttttgAATTCCTATCTTCCTGATACGATCTATTCACCTCTATTCCAGTTTCTACTTTGATTAGACAGCTGAGAATCAAACCACAGACCCTGTTCCAGAagttaatttccaaacatttaagCAGTCTTTCACATAATCATGTTTGAAATACAATTTTGAAATGGAATGCTTCAGGTGCTAATGTTTCCTTCCAAGTAGAAGAATTTCTGAGAGCCTCTTTCCATCTCTTCCTGCACGCCATTCCCTGGGATCGGTGACCTCAGCAAGACTGCTGGGCCTGTCCAGTCTCCACTGGACCGCTGGCCACGAGCGACTGGTGCAGGAGCGGCCTTGACCAGTGGACAGGTAGTGCTGCTGGGGATGCAGAGGCTGCCCAGCCCTGCTCGGAGGCAGACAGAGGCCACACCCCGACATCAGCTTTCCTCATGACAAAGTCTATTTGAGCTCTGCCAGTCCCACCCTCCGCCTGTCCCTTCTAAGACACCGCACTCCATCAGGGAAGAGGGCGGCTGTTTATGGGGTCCCCCACACCCTCCAACAGAGAGCACGCTTCCAAGAGAATCACTGCAAACGTAACCCATTTCTACTCCTCCCTGGTTTTGGATTCCATTCCCACTGCTACACACACGTCAGCTTCTAGGAACTGACACCTTAGAGGAGCCGTCGGCAGCCCACTTACTAACTGCACTCTTACAAAGTTCATGGTCCTGAGATATTCTCTCTCTAAAAAAAAGGTGACGAGTTTTAAGTGCGCAAGATACTACTGTGAACATGGGCGTCTGGGGAGCTGGGCCTCTGGCCGAGGAGCAGAGCAGGGGCTCACCTGGATGACAGAGGCCCAAAGGGGGTGCGGAAGCAGGAGACGCCCCTCTGCCTCCGTTTCCGGAATGCCTGTTCCACAAGCTTGGCTTCTGAGGCCGGGTCTATTCTCCAGAAAGACCCCTTCCCAGGCTCCTCCTGGGAACGAGGGACTTTAATAAAGTAACGGTTCAGAGAGAGGTTGTGTCGGATAGAATTCTGCAGACAAGCAAAGAGAGTTACCAATTATTAGCAAATTAGAAAACAAACCCCAACCCGCCCCAAATCTGAACGCGACAGACGCGAGACTAAAGGTGACAAGGCAGGCTGCTCATGGCACTGAAGGCTCTCCATGGGTGGCAAGATAACTATGATTTACTGGGGAAATGCAAAGGCAGAGTGGTCGTTCTTCAGAGCTCAGCACAGTCTAGGGGTACGCTGAGTTCAACACCCGTACTGAATCAGCTAGTACACGGGAACAGTAACTACGGGGAAAACATAAATGGGCACAGCAGGTGTTAGTGAAGCCTGATGCAGACCAGGGTCTCACGATCCTAGACAAAGACGAGACACACAGTTCATCCATGCGGACCCCCCTGTAAATAACGCATACCGTGTGTTTCCAAGTCAGCATGGAACTATAACACACAGGGAGCTTACAAACGTAACCACCTTCACATTTCTGGacatgggggagggggactgTAGCTCTTTTTAGAGATCCCGTAGGTGCTCAATGCAAACATCCCTGTGCCCCTATCTGTTTATCTTAAAGACAGAGACGCGCCTGTTGCATTTCCTGCCCTCAGAGGCTGACTCGGAGGTGGATCTCCAGGGCTCGGCCTCACCTGCCAGCCCTTGTCGGCCGTCCGGTAGTAAGGGTAATGCTTGGTGATGTGCGCATAGATCCCGCTGAGCGTCAGCTGCCGATCCTGCGCCGAGGAGATGGCCTGCACGATCAGCTGCGCATAGGAGTATGGCGGCTTCGACTCATCCTGAGGAGAGACCGACAGCACAGCATCAGCTCGAGTCCAGTCCACCACAGGTCACCTCCTGATGGGGAACCCCTCCAACAAGGACAACAGATTAAAGGTGTCTACTTAAATTGGCCCCCATGACTGCCGTGTGCCTGCATGACACTAGGAACGGCCATTTCTGCCTCGTGGGAAGGAGAAACTAGCTTTTCACCGTAATTTAATTCTGAAATTTCTCACCTCCCCtacaaactgatttaaaaacagTTAGATGAGAATGAACTAAGACACAAAGTTCAAGGAAAAAACCTGTCATTCTTCTCAAAGACTATAATTAAAACTCTCTAAACTGTTCTGTcaccagcagatggagtgaggagCAAATGATAAGGAGGCACAGAGGGGGAGGGACACTGCGCCGTCAGGTCAGCGAATGAGCGAATGTCCTATCTGGGCGGGAAGGCGCCCAGGCAGCGCTCCGTGCCAGGTGCAGCTCATCTCCACGCCGGCACTGCCAGCCCGCTGCGTCTCCCGGAGCCCCTGCTCTGCCCCACGCCCGGTCCCCACATGGCCCACTGCACTGTGAGGACTGAGACCTTGGGGCTGTCCCCTCCAGACGTGTCTGCCTGCTGCTCCGAGGCGGCCTTCGCAGCGAACTCTGCTGCCAGCTGCAGGTCTGAGGTCACGTTCTGGACAAAGCGGTAGCCAGAGGAGCCGGCTCCGCGTGGActggccgggcaggagttgggaaCACTGCGGAGAGAAAGGACACATCCTCAGTTCGTGCTACTGGAGAGGAGGACTTTGTGGCGCAAACAGGACTTCAGGACCTACCTGCATGACACAGGGGGACAGAGCAATTCACGACACTTTCCCTTTTCTACATCACCATGACGCTGCACCAACCCTTTATAAAAGATGCGCCAAGTGCAGCCAGAGAACAGTTACAGTGTCCACAACCAAGACTGGGACAGGGCAAGCTCTGCTCGCAGTGGGGAGCTCGGGCCCTGGAGGCAGGTCTGGGCCCTGCTGGGCAGGTCGCATCCCATCGTGGCGCAGTGCACACCCTCGGCCTCCAGGGCAGGGCGGGCTGACCGTGATGCAGCTGCTGTCTAGTGCTCACTCATCCACACGATGGCGCCCTGAGGACAGGGCGGGGAAACCACGAATCCAGAGAAGGCCTGGGTACCTGCTGGATGTAAACTGGCACACGGCCCCTGCCAGGGTCCTCCTGGCCACGGACCTTCAACCGCATGGCTCATGTGCACTGGTCTCTCCTAGGCCGCAGTCACAATCCAAGATTGAAATTGCAACCAAATACGTGGGCTGGAAACATCTACGGCTCCTTCTTCGAGGCCACTCCCATTTCAACCTGGTCCTCAGCATGCACTGCGGGCCCAGCCTGCAGGGTCTCTGCCCTGCCCGCACCGCCACCTGCTCGGGCTCGGCTCAGCGGCCACAGGCTGGCACGTTTCCTCTCATTAACAAGGTTATCAAACCACATCAAAACTTTGATTCTGAAAATTAATTCTATTACAAAATATTCAGAGAAAAACAACGAAAGCACTAAAGGTGGGTAACAAACCCAGAGAAGAAGCTCCTGCTGGGAGCTGACCAGAGCCTGGGGGTCGCCAACCTCATGTAGAATCATGGGTCCCCCTCCTTCCACTTTCCCTGCGAGTGACAAGGCCAACCTGTCTGCGTCTCGTCTCCCTATAGTTGGGGAGGACCGGAGGCCCCTGCCCTCAAGAGAGCGCCTCCAACGCCAACACCCCACCCAGAACCATCCAGAAGGCCGCAGTTCTCCAAAAATGCTTCACGCACTCTTGCTTCCTCCCCAGCTCTGTTCATGTCCGCTGCCTGGAACCTCCTTCCCCTCAGTGTCCAAATAACAAGATGCCCCCAAATCCCCACAAATCAGGCTCAAATGTCACCCCTTTGTGCCCCTTTCTGGAAACATGTACCCCAGAACCTTCCTCCTCGCATGGGCCCATCATGGCAACCACTGGTTTACATGCTTGTCTCCCTCAGACGGGGGTCCGTCTGCGGCATGTGGGGGGGCCCAAGAAATAGTCACTAAAGAGAGAAGGGACGaacgaaaaaataaaacattgtgaCAGAGAGAAACTTGGCAACTGATATTAATGATAAACTCAACTATGGACGCTCTCCCTTCTCAGTAATGAACCCGTGTGAGCCAAACAGAATTTAAGGACCCTTATCTCAGAATTCTTGTTCTCTTCTCCACTAGACCTTAAATACGGTAGAGACAGGTAAGTCCTGTGAGTACAGAAACTTTAATCAACAACCATCAAAGAGCTTGTTAGAGGTAGAAAGTAGTAACAGAAGCAGCTTTTTCTGAATTTAAGTTTGAACCAAATATACAAAACCCAAGCTTTTAAGGTCAGGTGGGAGGGGAGAGCAAGGCCCTTACCAGTAACATGTCCAACACACTCAAAACCAGGCTTTTCAAATGCACCCATTTGGGAACCAAACGCCGCCCCAGGCGGACAAAGCGCGGTTCACTGGACACACGGCCCCGATGCGAGGGCCTGGTCCTGAGGTTCTCCGTGCTGCCTTCTGCCGAACGATGCAGCGCTGCAGACCACGCCAGCACGAGAGCAGCcctgctcactctgctccagtcCCAAACACATCCAACGCCCCTTCCGGACTTGAAGACAAACGAAGCGGAAGAGCATGCCTTACGCGGGGCCATGGAGGCCGAGAACTACCGCCCAGAAACCACCAGCCTCCCGGAGACAGATCAGGAAGAAATCAGCGTGAGCGGACATGGCAGCAACAGGGCTTGTCTGCAAACCCTTCATCCAAGTCCAAGCAGGTGCAGGCGTGTTCTTTACCTGCATGGGACTGACAGGGGCGCCCTTACCGTGGAGAGACGACAGACAGACACTTCTGGGCACAGACACCGGGGACCTGCTGCCCGTCCCAAGTCAATATTTTGTAAAAGAACGCAGAAAATTGATGTCTAAGCCTCTGAAAGCAAAATCCAGAGAGAACAGGTTGTCACTCCCCTAAAATGATTTCAAATGGGAATAAGGTTTGGAAAGCTGGCTCACGAACAGGGAGAGAGGTAGGGAGCTCTGCCCACTCTGCGGTGCTGGGCGGCTCATGCTGACAGACCCTTGCTGGTGAAGCTTCAGCAGGGACAGGACAGTCACTGCCTGTTATCCCCAGAGCCCGCCCAGCAGGCCTGTCCCAGGAGAACGTGCATTTGCACACACAGCCTTCCCGGCCTCAGGGCAGCTAGCTTCTAAATAAACCCCAATGAGCTGTCCATGCAGGCAGGCCTCAGCCGGGAGGGCTGTGCCTGGCACCCGGGCGCCCTGACATCACACCTCCATCTGAGGGGAAGGAGAGCTCCACACTATGTAAGCAGAACATCTTCGGGCTATAAAATGCACAAAGACAGGCCTTGGGGGGGCGGGCGCAGTGGGACAGTCAACAGGCTCTAAGGCAAGGCTCCCACCTGGGGAAGTGACCAGGACATTCGGTGTCCAACACCAGAGTTTTATCCTACTCCCCTGAAAAACTCCTGACAATTAGCAAAACCGGGAAAAATTCTTAGAGTACAAACACACATGTGTATCTCTCCAGGGGACGGAATGAAGACATGCCGGGGCCCTCCTGGGACACCAGGCTCCAGGCAAGGAAACAAAGACTCGCTCACTTTGGGGGGTCCCCCACTGCCCAGGGGTGTGGGAGTCTGAATTCCAGGACCCGATAAAGCAGCAGAGGCCGAACAGCCACGACCTACCAGGTGTCTCATGAAACAAATGCCCGTTCTTCCTGACTTGAGATTAAAAGGGGAAATGAAGCTGAACGTGCACTTCAGACCAGCAGTCGTCGATTCCTCCCCTTCTACGGAAAAACTATTCCTAAGTCACATTTCTGTTTCAGGCGAGAAAGACTGAAGGTCATGAGTGCGACTGCTCACGGTTGTTCCGTCCTGCCAGCAGCTGCTCTGGATTTGGGCCGCTGTCTCGCCAGGACAAACCCATGCCAGCCCCGTGACAGCCCAGGCCTAGATCATGACTTCTGGGACCGTCCAACACATACCTGGCAACAACACTGCAGCCTATGTTTACAATATTGTAAAAGAATGAACAGCCTAGTGGGAGAAAGTGTTTCCAGGTCTTACTACGATGATAAGAACTCAAGTTGAGAAAAACAAATCTGACAAAAGGCCCAAAGCCACCGCTGGGCCAGCCAACAAAAGTTTGTCCCTGGAGCCGCGATGAGCCTTTTCCGCGGCGCACCCCCACCCTCCCAGATTGTCCCCAACCCCCCGGCAGACCCCTGGctggcccagctctgccctgggaTGTGAGCAGGACCCTGAAAGCGCCCCGGGGCCACAGGAAAACTGTGCAGGTGGGAGAGCCTCCGGCCATCTTCCTCCCACGCCAGCCTCCTGGAATGCGGACTTCACAGTCCTGAAATCGAGTGGGAACGTGGGAAGGCCCAGGTGCGGGGGGCTGACGTCTGTGAGACACGGTCAGGTCCCCTCCCCGCCCTGGCCCCACTCCCAGGTCTCATCTAGAGAACCATGGGGCCCTGCCTCTGCAGGGGATGGTGGGGGAGGCGCTGGGGCAACAGGTCAAGTCTACACCCTGAACAgcagggccccaggagggctgctgGGGGAGGGTTTCTATGCCCCCCCACGCCCGCCCCCCGAGAGGGCACTGAGTCCCTCCCTGAGCCCCCGTCCCACACTCCACCTCAGAGATGATCCAAGCAGCTTTCCAGTACCTCAGTCTTTTTTGGCCAGTATTCTTGagattttaattggattattaatTTTCAGTTGAAAAATATAATTAGCTCCTTGATGGGATGGCAGTTGAGCTGACAGGGACTTTTCAGGCAGAAGACTATACTTTTGATGACTACAGAGAGGTAAATAGTAATTCTGTTTTTCATCAATGCCTTttgaatttcttttgaaaatcagGATCTTTTTATTCTAGAAAATAAATGCTTTAATTAAAGTATACAGAATTTCTTATTCAAAACATCATTTTAGTAAACTTACAGGCTCACCTCATAGTTTTTCCCCAGCTGTACTGAAGAATGTAGAACCTCATCTTAAACCTGAGCAGCCAGCCGAGGCAGCCCTGTTGTCTGAGGGATGCGCCTCACACAGccccaaggagccagcccaggCCCAGGAGGGGACAAGACGGCGACGCACACGGTCACCTccccagagagggaaggagagcggGTCTCTGAGACAGTAAGATGCTACTGAAAGCACATTCGGAGAACAAGGAAATgctcttaacattttttaaaaagaggagaaataaaacttCAATGAAGGGTGGAAGGAGAGACTTGAGAAAATCTCCCAGGAAGCAGACA is a genomic window containing:
- the FOXK1 gene encoding LOW QUALITY PROTEIN: forkhead box protein K1 (The sequence of the model RefSeq protein was modified relative to this genomic sequence to represent the inferred CDS: inserted 2 bases in 1 codon; deleted 2 bases in 2 codons), which encodes MAEVGEDSGARALLALRSAPCSPVLCAAAAAAAFPPAAPAAPRARAPPPPSPPPPAQPPPPPPPPPGAASGGATAGGAGGXAAGEALVAAAAASVRRSPGPALARLEGREFEFLMRQPSVTIGRNSSQGSVDLSMGLSSFISRRHLQLSFQEPHFYLRCLGKNGVFVDGAFQRRGAPPLQLPKQCTFRFPSTAIKIQFTSLYHQEEAPASPLRPLYPQISPLKIHIPEPDLRSLVSPVPSPTGTISVPNSCPASPRGAGSSGYRFVQNVTSDLQLAAEFAAKAASEQQADTSGGDSPKDESKPPYSYAQLIVQAISSAQDRQLTLSGIYAHITKHYPYYRTADKGWQNSIRHNLSLNRYFIKVPRSQEEPGKGSFWRIDPASEAKLVEQAFRKRRQRGVSCFRTPFGPLSSRSAPASPTHPGLMSPRSSGLQTPECLSREGSPIPHDNDFGSKLASVPEYRYSQSAPGSPVSAQPVIMAVPPRPPSLVAKPVAYMPASIVTAQQPSGHAIHVVQQAPPVTMLRVVTTSASSANGYILASQASAGGAHEAAGTAVLDLGSEARGLEEKPTIAFATIPAASRVIQTVASQMAPGVPGHTVTILQPATPVTIGQHHLPVRAVTQNGKHAVPTNSLAGSTYALTSPLQLLAAQASSSTPVVVTRVCEVGPEEPAVAVATTTATPTSTATAATSASSAGEPEVKRSRVEEPVGTVTAQAGVITAAGPQGPGTGE